The window GCGTTCGGATCGCCGGTCGTCTCTCCTTCGTCATCAACATCGAGATCGCTCCTGCCGGACGAATCCTTGACGTCCGCCCGCAGTTCCGGCCGGTTAACACAGGCCAGGGATTCGAAATCGCCGAGGCTCGCGCTTTTCCACCTGTACTCGGCTGTGCAGCAACTCGATGGGCCGTCCTAGCGCCCTCGTTCGGCTGCATCGGTTCGTCCTTGGGGCCCGTCCGCTCGGCGAACTCGCCGTTCCGCGATGGGGCAAGGCATCGACGGGAACTGGTTCCCGGGTGGTGGTGCACCTATATGCAATGGATTGAGCGGGCCCGTGAATGCTGTTTTCCGGCGGACACGAAGACACGCCGGCGCACCGACGCGGAAAGCGTCAAAACATCGACGGGTGGATTCATGTCCGAATTGCTATCGCCGCGCTTAATTTCCTGCGACGAAGCCGGGTTTACCGGCAACAACCTGCTGAATCCCGACCAGCCGCTGTTCAGCTACGCATCGCACGATCTCACCCTCGCTGAAGCGGATTCCTTGATACAACGTGTCCGGGCGAAGCATCCGGTTCAGATGCCGGAATTGAAGGCGGCAAAGCTGTTGAAGACGCCTCGCGGGAGGGCTTTGATCGGAGATGTACTTCGCGAGCTCGACGGGCGCTACATCGTCACGCTTTACGACAAGCGCTACAGTCTGGCCGCGAAGCTGTTCGAGTATCTTTTCGAGCCGGTTCTGCAGTCGAATAACGCGCTGTTCTATCGACATAATTTTCATCGTTTCGTCGCCATGTTCTTCTTCATGCTGATGCGCGACAAGTCGATCGAGGGGCTCGCCCACGAATTCGAGGCGTTCATGCGGTCCCTCGATCCGGCTGACGCACCGAGCCTGTTCGGCTCGCGCGGCTCCAATCCCATGATCGAGCAGATCCTGCGCTTCGTTCGCGGCTACAACGTGATCATCGCGCGGGAAACCCGCGATCTGCGAGGGTTGAGCAGCGGCAAGTGGATCTTGGACCTGACGGGGTCCGCAATACCCAGTCACTTGGCCGCTTGGGGCGAGCGTCATCCGTTGCTCGAAGTTGTTTGCGACGACTCCAAGCCGCTGCGAGCTCTGGCTGACGGTTTCGATGTAATGATCAACCGTCCCGATACGGTCCGCATCGAGATGATCGGCAAGCAGCGCACTCTGACCTGGAACATGTCCAAGCCGATCGCCTTCGCTTCGTCCGCCGGCCATGCCGGTGTGCAGGTCGCCGACCTTCTCGCAGGAGTGACCGCGGCCATTCCCGGCGGTGGTTCAGAAATGACCGCTTTCGGCGAGATGGTGCAGGGGCATCTTCATGAGGATTGTGTTCTGCCAGACTTCAACATCCTAAAGCTGGATCAGCAGGAGGCTGCGGTGAATTGGCTCGTCCTTGAGGACTTGGCTTACCGGGCCGACAACGGGCTTGATCCGCTCGACGGTGTGGAGATCGTCTTCGAATACGGCAAGCAGTCGTTCCCTGAATTTAATGCGGGCCGGATTGGCAGGGCGAAGCGTTCCTCTCGTCCTCGCCGTTGAGCGAGGATGATCTGCTAGTGCGCAAGGTGTGCCGGCCGACCGGCCGACCGGGCTTGCGGTCGGCGGAATCGCGCCTCTGGGCGGCGAAGTCTTGGAAGTGCGACATCCGGGGCGCCCCCGCGGTTTGCTCGCCCCTGAAGGGTGGCCTGCCGGCGATCCCAGCAAGCCGACAACGAGCAGGCAAAGCAGGAGTCATGCGGATGACGGTGCCGGAGGGCCGGCGGCCGGTGGGCTTTTTCATGTGCGGGATCTCACCAGGGTGGATGGACCGAGACGGCCATGTCAGTCCTCCTTCCGTGAGGGCGGCGGCACCTCGCTCAGGGTGTCGGTGGTGCGGTCGTAGCGCGCGAAGTACATCTCGGCCTGGCCGCGCCACCGCCTGAACCGGCGCACGTTCTCGAACCCAACCCCGAAACGGGGCGGGACTGGCTCGCCGGCGGCGTCTTCGGTGCAGCGGGTTTCGAGCCAACCCTTGTTGTTGTGCAGGCGGCCGTCGCGGCCGCAGATCTCGCAGGTGCAGGCGGACCGGGCCACGGCGAGATCGACGGCATGGTCGATCCTTGACTCGGTGTCTTCGGAAGCCTCGCCGTCCCAGGCGATCCTCAGGATGCCCATCTTCTGCTTGATGAGGGCGAATTCGAAGGTCTCGCCATCGCGCAGCGCGACTTCGATCCGGTCGCAGAGCCGCACCAGGATGTCCTGCCATCCGTGTCCGCAGAGGGGATAGCCGAACGAGAGGATGGGCTCGTCGGCCATCATCACGAAGAGGCGCCGGTACCGCAGCATAAGGTCATGACCCCAATCCATGGTCATCTCAGTTCTCCTCGATGGGCAGCGTGGAGGAACCGGCGTCGATAAAGACGTCGTTCTCGCGATCGTAGCGGCACACCGCACGGATCGGTGGATTCGGCGGCTGCACGACACGCACCAGATGAAGGCGATTGTTGGCGCGCGCCTCGATCAGGGGGCGTCCCTCGGCATGCGCCTCGCAGCGGACCATCACGTTTTTGGATTCGTGATACTTTTCGCCTTCGGCGCCGCAGACCTCGCACGTGCAGCTGCTGCGCGCCTCGGCGAGCGCCTCGGCCTCCTCGATCCGTGCCCTGGTACTTGCCGAGACTTCGCCCGCCCAATCGATACGCAGCAGACCGAATTTCTGGAGCATGCCGACGAACCGGAAGGTCTCGCCGTCCTGCAGCGCCATCTCGATCCGGACGCACAGCCGCTCGACGAGGTCGCACCAGCCCTCGCGAACGTCGAGATGTCCGAAGGAGAGCTTCGGCTCGTCTTGCGGGAAGAGGCGCGGATGCCGCTGCAGGAGGTCGTAACCCAAATTCGTCGCCATCTCACTCTTCCTCTGGGCGTGCAGCGAATGGATCGACATCGACGAAGCTGTCGCTCGCGCGGTCGTAGCGGCGACGGAGCGTCTGCCGGCGGCGTCCGACAATGCGCTGCATGACGTGGATGTCATCGCCCGGCTGGGCTTCCATTGCCCGGTGCCCCTCGGCGTGCAGCTCGCAACGCGTGGTCAGCCAGGCTCCGCCCCGGAGGCGACCTTCCTCGCCGCAGACCTCGCAGGTCACCGCGCTGCGCGCCTCGGCGAGCGAGATGGCGTCTTCGACCCGGGCGGCCGCCTCCGGAGAGAGCTTGCCGTCCCAGTAGACCCGCAGCGTCCCGTACTTTTCCTTGATCTGGCTAAGCGTGAGGGTGCCGCCGGCGGCCTGGACCGCGGTCCGGATCCGGACGCACATCCGGTCGAGCAGGTCGCACCAGCCGGCACCGCACTCGGGCGAGCCCTGGGCAGCGCCCGGGAAGTCGGCGGGCGGTTGGAACAGGTCGCGGTGGCGCTCGATGAGCTCGACCCTCCAATTTCCGACGACGCCCGACATGACTCACCTCAACGCCTGCAGTGAACAAAACAAGAACATTCAAAGCAGGAAGATTGGCCCGAGTCAAGCGCTTAGCCTCCGCTTCTTATATAAGAAGCGATCTAGTTCTTATATAAGAAGAAATCGACCCGGGCTGGTGCGGGCCGAGCCGCCGCATTATGGTTAAGCGAATCTTATCGCGCGGCGGACGGGTGATGATCGGGAAGAAGAAGGCGGCGAAAAAGGGAAAGCGAACCCCGATCGGGGAGAGGGTTCAATTCCTGATGATGATGCATCCGGACGTGATCGCAGACATCAAGCAGGTGGGGATCGATGAGCACCGGGCCGCCTGGGACGTCATGGAGCAGGCGGCGAGGGAATTCTTGAGGCGGAGAAAAGCGAAGAGAACGCCCTGAAACTCCTCTATTTTTCCTTGCGGTTGCGCAGTCGCCGCGGTTCAATTCGCCGGCTGAGGGGCCGATAGATGAAGCTGTTTGGTTACCTTCCAGAGACCGTTTTCAAGCCCTTGTCAGGGCCGAAGAAGCACGTCTATGCCCGGCTTCTGATGCGGCTGTACGAGCGCGTCTACTCGGCTCGCATCCTCGAAACCCCGCTCAAGGAAGAGGTCGTCAGGCAGATCGAGATCGGGCTTTCGGAGTTCGGCATCGGATCGATGGGCGACCTTTCCGAGGGCGATCCGGACGAAGATCAGACCACGAGCCAGGCTCACTACCTCGCCTACTATCGATTGCGCGATACCGGTTGGCTTACGGACGAGACCGAGAAGTGGCGCACCTACGTCGACATGAACCCGGACGCGTTCATGGTCCTGGGTGCGATCACCGACTTCGGCAATAGCCGGGTGCGGGTCGCCAGCGCCGTGGTCGACGTCAAGAACAACCTTGAGGCCGCGAACCGCGAGCCGGAGACGATGGCCCAGGGGCTGGCCAACGCGCACGACACCGCGTCGCGGTTCGCCCGCAGCATGCGCCGCATCCTGGCCGGCATGCGCGAGATCGAGGACCGAATTCTGGGCAATCCGAACGCGGCGGCCATCCTCCGTACGTTCTTCCAGGACTTCGTCGACGGGCTGCTGATCGCCGACTACAAGCAGCTCAAGACGTCCAACAACCCCTACCGTCATCGCCGCACCATCGCATCGCTCGCGGGCGACATGCTCGCCGACCCCCAGTGTCTCGGAAAGATCGCGCGCGCCTACATCGAGCAGGGCGTCATGGCCCCCGGCGCGTCCGTCGCGACGGCCGAGGAACGCGTCGTCGCGGAGCTCGAGAAGATCAAGAGCGTGTTCGAAGACGTGGGCCCCTTCATGGACAAGATCGAGGATTTCAGGGACCGCCTCGAACGCCGCATCCGCACGACCGTCCACTACATGGACGTCATGGGAGAGGGGGCGGCCGAGCGGATCGTCCGGTTGGTCGAGCAGATCTCGAAGGTCCGCAGCGACGATGTCGAGATCCGCCTGAGGTCGCCGGACGTCGGTCTGCCGATCACATCGCTCGCGCTGTACACTCCCGCACCCCCGAAGGCTCCGCCCCAGCGGACGCGCTTCAAGCTGCCGAAAGAGGATCCCTATTTGCGCGCCTATGTCCAGGCCACGACGGAATTCGACCGGATGGTCCGCGTGACGGACCAGAAGCTGCTCGAGTTCGCGCGGCGGCAGATGCAGGGGCGCGACCGGGTCTCGTCCGAGGAGATCGAGATCGGAAGCATTCCGGACCTCTTCGCCTACAGGGCCATCCCGAGCTTGGCGGCGATTGGCCGCTCCGTGCGGTTG of the Bradyrhizobium sp. WSM1417 genome contains:
- a CDS encoding DUF3800 domain-containing protein, coding for MQWIERARECCFPADTKTRRRTDAESVKTSTGGFMSELLSPRLISCDEAGFTGNNLLNPDQPLFSYASHDLTLAEADSLIQRVRAKHPVQMPELKAAKLLKTPRGRALIGDVLRELDGRYIVTLYDKRYSLAAKLFEYLFEPVLQSNNALFYRHNFHRFVAMFFFMLMRDKSIEGLAHEFEAFMRSLDPADAPSLFGSRGSNPMIEQILRFVRGYNVIIARETRDLRGLSSGKWILDLTGSAIPSHLAAWGERHPLLEVVCDDSKPLRALADGFDVMINRPDTVRIEMIGKQRTLTWNMSKPIAFASSAGHAGVQVADLLAGVTAAIPGGGSEMTAFGEMVQGHLHEDCVLPDFNILKLDQQEAAVNWLVLEDLAYRADNGLDPLDGVEIVFEYGKQSFPEFNAGRIGRAKRSSRPRR
- a CDS encoding Wadjet anti-phage system protein JetA family protein; this encodes MKLFGYLPETVFKPLSGPKKHVYARLLMRLYERVYSARILETPLKEEVVRQIEIGLSEFGIGSMGDLSEGDPDEDQTTSQAHYLAYYRLRDTGWLTDETEKWRTYVDMNPDAFMVLGAITDFGNSRVRVASAVVDVKNNLEAANREPETMAQGLANAHDTASRFARSMRRILAGMREIEDRILGNPNAAAILRTFFQDFVDGLLIADYKQLKTSNNPYRHRRTIASLAGDMLADPQCLGKIARAYIEQGVMAPGASVATAEERVVAELEKIKSVFEDVGPFMDKIEDFRDRLERRIRTTVHYMDVMGEGAAERIVRLVEQISKVRSDDVEIRLRSPDVGLPITSLALYTPAPPKAPPQRTRFKLPKEDPYLRAYVQATTEFDRMVRVTDQKLLEFARRQMQGRDRVSSEEIEIGSIPDLFAYRAIPSLAAIGRSVRLGEFTITLEEGRSANDWIDVTAFRIERTRTTADAA